The nucleotide sequence ACGTCATCGAGCCCTTCATCGAGCGATAGGACGCGCGGTCCGGCTCCCTGGCCGCACACAGCATCAGGCCGTGTGACGGCAGCAGCGCGTCACCTGTTCGGCGGCGCGGCAGACGATTCACAAGCGGTCGAGGCTGCCGAGGGACCCTCATCCCCGTGGTGCGGAAGGCCGACCCGCCCGGCCACGCGTCGACTTCCGCGGCGCCGTCGGCGTCACAATGACTGCGCGCCGGCGTCCCGGGCGCCTGGAGGTTCACTCGTGCGTCATCTGATCCCCTCGCTTTACGCCATCACCTGCCTCGCGTCCGTTGCTTCTCCGGCGAGTGCCGATCAGTCACCGTACGCTCCCGACCAGGCCGCCGTACGTACCGTTGGCGACATCGCGATCGCGTCGGGCGAGGGCCGCGTGACGCGCGCGGCGGATCAGGCGTTCGTCACGGTCGCCTCCGAAGCGCGCTCGCGTCAGCCGCGTGAGGCGCAGGCGCAGAACGCCACCGTGGCCGAGGCCATCCGTACGCGTCTCCAGGCCTTCGCACTGCCCGCCGACGCCATCCGCACGCTCAGCGTGAGCATGCAGCCACAGTTCGACTGGGCCAACGGCAGGCAGACGCTGCGCGGCTACGTCGCCACCAACATGATCGAAGTCCGACTGGACGATGTGACGAAGGTGGGGGAGGTGGTGGACGCGGTCGTGGCGGCGGGGGCAACGCGCGTGACGGGCGTGCGCTTCACGCTGAAGGACATGGCGGGAGCGCAGCGCGAGGCGCTCGCGCTGGCATCGGCCAGCGCGCTCGACCGTGCGCGAGCGATGGCCAGGGGCGTGGGGCGTGACGTCGACCGCGTGATTCGCCTCGACGAGACGGGCAGCAGCCCGATGCCGCCTCCGCCCGTGATGATGCGCATGGCCGAAGCCGTCAGCGCCGACGCCCCGACAACGCCCGTCACCGCCGGCGACATCGAAGTCCGCGTGTCGGTCACGGTCCACGCTGTCATGCGCTGACGTATGACACGAGCCGGCCCGAGTCCTGCCGGGGGTTCGCTATGATCGACCGGATGGTCGATCCGGGGCGTTGCGCCGCGGACGCCCGTGCAAGGAGTTTCCGTGTCGCATACCGTTCACATCCCCACGCCCCTTCGCCAATACACCGACAAGCTGGACACGGTGCAGGTCGGCGGTGCCACCGTCGGTGACGCGCTCGCGCAGCTGACTGCCGCGTATCCGGACCTGCAGAAGCACCTCTACAACGAGCAGGGGAAGCTCCGGCACTTCGTCAACATCTACGTGAACGACGAGGACATCCGGTATCTCCAGAAGGAGCAGACGCCGCTCGGCGAGCAGGACACCATCAGCATCATCCCGTCGGTGGCCGGCGGCAGTGCAGCGACGGCGGAACTGCCCGCGCTCGAACAGGAGGAAGTGGCGCGCTACAGCCGTCACCTGATCCTTCCGGAAGTCGGGGTCGAGGGGCAGAAGAAGCTGAAGGCCGCGAGCGTGCTGTGCGTGGGCGCAGGCGGACTCGGCTCGCCCGTCCTCCTGTATCTCGCCGCTGCCGGCATCGGCCGCATCGGCATCGTCGACTTCGACGTGGTGGACCTGAGCAACCTGCAGCGACAGGTGGCGCACGGCACCTCCGACGTCGGCCGCCGCAAGCTCGACTCGGCGCACGACGCGATCAGGGCGATCAACCCGCACGTGCAGGTCGACCTGTACGAAACGGCGCTGTCATCGCAGAACGCGCTCGACCTGTTCAGGCCGTACGACATCATCATCGACGGCACCGACAACTTCCCGACGCGCTATCTCGTGAACGACGCGTGCGTGCTGATCGGCAAGCCGAACGCGTACGGCAGCATCTTCCGGTTCGAAGGACAGGCGTCGGTGTTCGCCACCAAGGGCGGCCCGTGCTATCGCTGCCTTTATCCCGAACCGCCGCCGCCGGGGCTCGTCCCGAGCTGCGCTGAAGGCGGCGTGCTCGGCGTGCTGCCGGGCATGGTCGGGATGATTCAGGCCACCGAGGCGATCAAGCTGATTCTCGGCGCGGGCGAGCCGCTCGTCGGCAGGTTCCTCATCTACGACGCGCTCCGCATGAAGTTCCGCGAGCTGAAGCTGCGCCGCGATCCCGAGTGCCCCGTGTGCGGCGACAACCCGACGGTCAAGGCGCTCATCGACTACGAGCAGTTCTGCGGCCTCAAGCCCGCCGCCGGTGCCGCACCCGCCGCCGCCCCGCAGGAGATCCCCGCCGTCACCGTCGAGGAGCTCAAGCAGCGTCTCGATCGCGGCGACGACATCGTCGTGCTCGACGTGCGCGAGCCGCACGAAGTGGACATCGTCCGCATCGACGGCACGACGGTGATCCCGCTCGGCGACCTGCCCAACCGGCTCGACGAGCTCGATCGCTCGCGCGACATGCTCGTCCACTGCAAGATGGGCGGCCGCAGCGCGAAAGCCGTCGCGCTGCTGCGCGAGAAGGGCTTCGACAGGGCTTACAACGTCACGGGCGGCATCCTCGCCTGGGTCGATCGAATCGAGCCGCAGAAATCGAAGTACTGATGGGAAGGGTGCTCGACGTCCGTGTCGAGAGTGCTGGGCTAGAATTCAATCACCTCGGGGACGAGGTGATGAAGGTGTTCAGGGTGGACTGACTCGTGGCCTCTACCCCTCCATCCGTCGTCGTCCTTGGTGGGCCAAATGGAGCCGGCAAGTGGCCGCAACTGGTCGCTACCGGTGGGACGGGCGTGGCGACACGCGTCCGCCTGCCGCAGGCCTGGCGGGCAGCTTCAGAGGGATACGACCAATGAGTAGTACGGAGTCGACCGTCACGGAATTGTTCGACGAGGGAACGGCCATCGACCAGGCACTTCGCGAGGCCGCCAGGGATGCCAGACGCTTCCACAAGGCGATCGGCAATCCGATGGCCACGTGGAGGGACGGCAAGGTGGTGTGGGTACAGCCGGAGGACATCGTCGTCGATACTCCGGCTGAGGCAAGCGACCGTCCCGACCGGCAGTAAGTCCAGGTACTGAGCAGGGCGGAGGACGCCGCCCTGAAGGGCCTGTCACTCGAATCGCGCGGCGGCTGCACGCACGTCGTCGAGCAGTTTCACGTCCGCGTCGGCGAGCAGTTGTCGCTCGCGCAGCGACTCGAGGAGGCGGAGGGCCTCGAGGTAGGCGCCCTTCGCGGCGGCGCGTTCGCGCTCGCGTGCGGCGCCGGTGGTGGCGGCCGCCGCTCGCGCGTGCAATTGGCCGCGAAGCTGGAACGCGAGCGACAGGTTCCGACTGGCGCGGCGGTCTTGCGGGAACTCGATCACGAGCTGCGAATACAGGCCGGTCGCCTCGCCCGCGCGCGCCAGCGCCGCCCCGCGATCATCCCGAGCGGCGAGCGCCTCGGCCAGGCGCATGTTCGCGAGCGCGAGTTCGCCCCGAAGACGGCCGTTGCGCGATTCCGCGTCGGTGATGTCGCGCAGGATGCGTCGCGCCGCTTCGAGGTACCCGACGGCCTCGGCCGGCCTGTGCAGGTTCACCGCCGCCTGTCCCAACCGCGAATACGAGCGCGCGAGCTGCTGCTGCGCGCGCATGTTCGCCGGATCGCGCTCGGCCACGGGCCGGATCACGTCGAGCGCGCGCGCCGCAAACGCGTGCGACGTCTCGTCGTCGGCATCCTCGTAGACGCTGCTCGTCAGCCAGTACGTCGACCACAGCCCGCTGCGCAGCGGCAGATCGTCGGGGTGCGCGGCGACCAGCGGCTCGTAGATGGCGGCGGCCGCCGCCATCTCGCGCTCGGCCTCGGGCAGACGATCTTCCCAGGCGAGCGCCAGGCCGAGTTGCGCGTGCGAATCGCCGAGCAACCGCGCGACATCGCGCTCGCGATCCGGGCCGGCGCGCAGGGGCTCGACCAGCGCAATCGCCCTGCGGAAGTAGGGGAAGGCACCCGCATAGCGGCTGCTCGTCGACAGGTTGCGGCCAAGATCGTGCTGGACCTGCGCGAGCGCCACCGTCAGCGCGACGTCGCCAGGCGTCGCCGTTGCGAGCGCGTCGTACTCGCGCAGCGCCAGGTCCAGATCGCGCCCCGCACCCTCGTAGTCGTTGGCTTGCGCGCGGATGTTCCCGAGGATGCGGGCGTTCTCGGCCAGGCCGCGCCGTAGCGTCGCGTCGCCGGGCGAGGCGGCGAGCAGCGCGTCCCGAATCGCGCGAGCCTTCTCGTAGCTCGCGATCGCCTTGCCGATCTCGACGAGGTTCGGGTTGCTCGGATTGCCCTGCAGATCGCCCATCTTCTCGTAGCCCGCCGCGATCTCCGCCTGGAGCCGCGGATCCCCGCCCGCCTCGAGTGCGAGGCGATCGAGGTGCTCGAGTGCCCGCTGCAGCATCACTTCGCGGGCCTCGGTGGCGCCGTGCAGGCGTTCGACCAGCGGACCGATCTCGAACAGCAGCGAGCGCGACAGCGCGCGGACGTCGTCGAAGCGTCTGGTGGCGCGATCGCGTTCGGCACGTGCGACCTGCGCCTGCCACATCGCCATGCCGGCGCCGGTCACGAGCGCGAGGGCCACCAGCATCGCCGCAGACACCGCCACCCTGTTGCGGCGCACGAACCGCGACGCGCGGTAGCGAATCGTCTGTGGCCTCGCGGTGATGGGGCGCCCCTCGAGATGGCGCCGTACGTCGTCGGCGAACGCCTCGACCGAGGAGTACCGCCGCTCGGGTTCCTTGCGCAACGCCATCAGGACGATGGTGTCGATGTCGCCGGCGAGGAGTGGCGCCGTCGCGCGCGAGGCGGGCTCCTCCGCACGCCCCACCACGCGGCTCGGCGGCGGCGGCATCACCTCGTCGAGCGTCTGCACCGCCTCGTCGATGTTGCCGCTGTCGAGTTCGAGCGGACGCGTGCCCGTGAGCAGCTCGTAGAGCACGACGCCCAGGGAGTAGACGTCGGTGGCGGTCGTGATCGGGCCGCCGCGCACCTGCTCGGGTGACGCGTAAGCGAGTGTGAACGCGCGCACGCCCGTCATCGTCTGCTCGCCGGCCCCGCGCGTCGTCCGCGTGTGGCCGGTGCCGTCCCCTTCCGCCGACGTGTCGACGATCTTCGCGAGTCCGAAATCGAGCAGCTTCGGTGCGCCGTCTGCCGTCACGAGAATGTTCGACGGCTTCAGGTCGCGGTGGACGACGAGCTGCCGATGGGCGTAGGCGACCGCGGCGCAGACGTCACGGAACAGGCGCAGGCGGGCGTGAACGTCCAGCCGCGCCCGGTCGGCGTGCACGGGCAGCGGCACCCCGTCTACGTACTCCATCACCAGGAACGGCTCGCCGTACGGTGTCACGCCTCCGTCGAGCAGCCGTGCGATGTTGGGATGGTTCAACGAGGCGAGGATCTGTCGCTCGCGTCGAACGCGGCGTTCCAGCTCGGAGTCCAACAAGGTCTGGCGAATCAGCTTCAGCGCGACGCGGTGTTCGAACGCGCCGTCGGCACGCTCGGCGAGGAACACGGTGCCCATCCCGCCACGGCCGATCTCCGACACGATGCGGTAACTGCCGAACAGACGTCCGACCGCAGGGGCCGTCTCGCGCGCGCCGCCCAGCGCGTCGGCGAGATTCACCGTGTTGGGGGCGAGGACGGGATCGCGTTCCTCGTCATCGGCGGCGGCCAGCAACGACGCCACCTCGCTGCGCAACGCGTCGTCGCCGGCGCATGCCGCGTCGAGCCACCCGCCTCGCGACCCCGGCGCCTGATCCAGCGCACCGGCGAACACGTCCTTCACGCGCTGCCACTGACTGGGATCCATGGTGACCTGCGACGCCGCGTCACAGGATATCGGCAATCGCCGCACGGTCGCGACCCTGCCGGCGGAGCGCGAAGCTCGTCGCGTCCTCCGCGATCGAGCCCACGTGCCCCGCGAGACGCGGCGGCGACGGCATCACGCGGCACCACAGCATCGTGCGCAAGCGACCCTGATCGCGGCGCTGGTGAGGGATGCCCGGCGGGCGCGGAGGCCTGCGGGTCGACACGAAGGCCCTGATGTCCGATACAGTGACACCAGGAAAATGGGACTGTCTCAGCCGCCGCCCCGAATGCACCACGGCACCGACCGCGTGGATGACGTGCGAACTGACCGGGGCACGGGGTGGATCGTCGCGGTCCGGGGAAGCGTCGTCGATGTGCACTGCCCGGCTGGTGTGCCCGCGGTCAACCATCGACTCGAGGCCGGCGGCGACGGCGAGGTCGTGCTCGAGGTGGTGAGTCACGTCGATGCGCACACGGCGCGCGCCATTGCCCTGACGCCCACGCGAGGCCTGACCCGCGGCGAAGCGGT is from Acidobacteriota bacterium and encodes:
- a CDS encoding SIMPL domain-containing protein (The SIMPL domain is named for its presence in mouse protein SIMPL (signalling molecule that associates with mouse pelle-like kinase). Bacterial member BP26, from Brucella, was shown to assemble into a channel-like structure, while YggE from E. coli has been associated with resistance to oxidative stress.) produces the protein MRHLIPSLYAITCLASVASPASADQSPYAPDQAAVRTVGDIAIASGEGRVTRAADQAFVTVASEARSRQPREAQAQNATVAEAIRTRLQAFALPADAIRTLSVSMQPQFDWANGRQTLRGYVATNMIEVRLDDVTKVGEVVDAVVAAGATRVTGVRFTLKDMAGAQREALALASASALDRARAMARGVGRDVDRVIRLDETGSSPMPPPPVMMRMAEAVSADAPTTPVTAGDIEVRVSVTVHAVMR
- the moeB gene encoding molybdopterin-synthase adenylyltransferase MoeB; this encodes MSHTVHIPTPLRQYTDKLDTVQVGGATVGDALAQLTAAYPDLQKHLYNEQGKLRHFVNIYVNDEDIRYLQKEQTPLGEQDTISIIPSVAGGSAATAELPALEQEEVARYSRHLILPEVGVEGQKKLKAASVLCVGAGGLGSPVLLYLAAAGIGRIGIVDFDVVDLSNLQRQVAHGTSDVGRRKLDSAHDAIRAINPHVQVDLYETALSSQNALDLFRPYDIIIDGTDNFPTRYLVNDACVLIGKPNAYGSIFRFEGQASVFATKGGPCYRCLYPEPPPPGLVPSCAEGGVLGVLPGMVGMIQATEAIKLILGAGEPLVGRFLIYDALRMKFRELKLRRDPECPVCGDNPTVKALIDYEQFCGLKPAAGAAPAAAPQEIPAVTVEELKQRLDRGDDIVVLDVREPHEVDIVRIDGTTVIPLGDLPNRLDELDRSRDMLVHCKMGGRSAKAVALLREKGFDRAYNVTGGILAWVDRIEPQKSKY
- a CDS encoding serine/threonine protein kinase, whose translation is MDPSQWQRVKDVFAGALDQAPGSRGGWLDAACAGDDALRSEVASLLAAADDEERDPVLAPNTVNLADALGGARETAPAVGRLFGSYRIVSEIGRGGMGTVFLAERADGAFEHRVALKLIRQTLLDSELERRVRRERQILASLNHPNIARLLDGGVTPYGEPFLVMEYVDGVPLPVHADRARLDVHARLRLFRDVCAAVAYAHRQLVVHRDLKPSNILVTADGAPKLLDFGLAKIVDTSAEGDGTGHTRTTRGAGEQTMTGVRAFTLAYASPEQVRGGPITTATDVYSLGVVLYELLTGTRPLELDSGNIDEAVQTLDEVMPPPPSRVVGRAEEPASRATAPLLAGDIDTIVLMALRKEPERRYSSVEAFADDVRRHLEGRPITARPQTIRYRASRFVRRNRVAVSAAMLVALALVTGAGMAMWQAQVARAERDRATRRFDDVRALSRSLLFEIGPLVERLHGATEAREVMLQRALEHLDRLALEAGGDPRLQAEIAAGYEKMGDLQGNPSNPNLVEIGKAIASYEKARAIRDALLAASPGDATLRRGLAENARILGNIRAQANDYEGAGRDLDLALREYDALATATPGDVALTVALAQVQHDLGRNLSTSSRYAGAFPYFRRAIALVEPLRAGPDRERDVARLLGDSHAQLGLALAWEDRLPEAEREMAAAAAIYEPLVAAHPDDLPLRSGLWSTYWLTSSVYEDADDETSHAFAARALDVIRPVAERDPANMRAQQQLARSYSRLGQAAVNLHRPAEAVGYLEAARRILRDITDAESRNGRLRGELALANMRLAEALAARDDRGAALARAGEATGLYSQLVIEFPQDRRASRNLSLAFQLRGQLHARAAAATTGAARERERAAAKGAYLEALRLLESLRERQLLADADVKLLDDVRAAAARFE